Part of the Henckelia pumila isolate YLH828 chromosome 2, ASM3356847v2, whole genome shotgun sequence genome is shown below.
gaatcatggggtgatgttgctaggcgctcttaccatgattcgatgggcaagtcggaaattgttgttccgagtcacaaggatttgtgagcccacggctagctgtatccctgaaccattgaggatcacacaagtaatggatttttaatccccgttgagataattaaatttaaagagttaaatttagtgaataaagaagtgagacttcttatttaagagtagagggagtaagatttcctaaaatgacatagtgatggacatttttggaaaccactgaattcggattcagaaaatttatcttgactttaaaagatgcagaaatggtttctgtgcacattggtgaaattggtttatcaatctgagtcacgatgaattttatattaatttctgaacatgcgggctttgcttgtcaggcttgaacttatgactaatgggccctaagctgttagcagcccacattataaataagttattgcagtacagaaattacacaacagaggtcacaaaattttcgaaaaccctagctgttctctctaggtgtggccgcccctctcctctctctgttcgaaaattcctgcctgtgaatttcgaatttgcagtctggtttaacagatcaaatctgttaattctcttcgtagaaacttctgatagattttctagtgcaatctatcagagggattaaacttctgttcgtggacctgattgaagaattgttcgttcatcagttcctgggatatacaacaagagcagagttatctgttggtgtccataatctcgtttcgagattcaaggtaaaaatttaattgttatttaatttttacacgcacaatttaatcgtaaagttttgatacccatgatatggaatcgttccatataaaattttaaaacttccgctgcaccgggtatcaattctgattgatccgaacaccgttctccaacagttacAAGTAGAAATTTGTATCTAATATCAAACTAAATATTTCTATCAAAGTTTAGATATCAAATTCGGTAAACAACACAATAATTCTTACAATGTCTtcaatggagttatatgcctctcaaACTCTATATACACCAACGATGTATTTTTCTACGGTTATATTCAAAATCGTCTCTCtcgagtgctagatttcaaataaatataacaattcaactagtgatcagttaattgaacgcaatcaattcagaaaaatacaaataaatcggatgaataattataatatatcaatcaaaatatcaaaaatatggTTTCAAGTCAAGATACATCGTCCCTCTAGACAAAAGAATTAGTTtacaatgaaaataaaaatcaaacaaaggatgttcttgaacatcattcaaaaattaggagaaagaatgaaataaaaacgaAGGTAGATGATGCTTCTCCATCTCCGAAAGTCGCTTCGTTCGCCTTCGTGCCAAGAATGCTTCTTCTCCCTTTTTCCTTGGTCTCTAGTCGTCTCTAGCCTTCAAAAACTCATGCAAACCCTCCCTTATCCTCCAAAAAAGTCAAGAAATCTCCTTCAAAATCCGACTAAAAAGTTTCCATAATTTTGATACAgtgcagcgctggagcgctactCCTTCGGCACTGGGGCGCTTAAGTTTCGTATCTATTTTTTTTCAATGAAGGACGTCTAGTGCTGGAGCGCTTAAAAACACGCGCTGGGGCGCTAGTCTTCTTTCCCAACGCGCAAcattcttgcaaaaatcatatcttgagttccagCCTTCGGATTGACTGAAATTTTGACACCagctttataacatcataaGCTTGATCAAtttgaatggtggagatcggatttggatattTCTAGAAGCTCCAGTAATTTTGTGAACTTTGCAGCTCCGTAATTTCTTCTTCCGTCTCTTTTTGGTACTTTTCTTTCAATTCTTGCATTAcacaaaaacaataacaaatatgcataaaatccactcgattaatcacaaaagccaagtcaaatcatatgcaAATTATGTGAATAAaatgcattttatgcacttgtCAGGATGCTGTTTCGAGACATGCAAGGCTTTGCTTGGTTCACGGCTTGGTCCATTGTGACCAActggaccctgggaaggtccaaCCGGAGGGTCTCCGGCCAGTGGTGGTCAGATCAGGGCGGTAAGAGGCTGAACGTGGAGGCTGCCGCGTGAGGGTTTGAAAGGGAGCTAGGGTTTTGGTTTTTGGGCAGTGGTCAGGGGCTCGGGCAGGTTATTCCCGGGTTGGGTTGGATGTTATTTGGGTCATGTTAGATGGTTCTGGATTcgggttattttatttcggGCTCGGGTAATTTAATTAGTTGTTTAAGTGATTAATTAAAAGATCATTGGCTTGGTTGATTTTAATGGATAATTAGGCTTAGATTAATGATTTAAGTGAGCTCATCACTTGACATGGGCCTAGTGGTCCATGTGAATTATCGGGCTGAGTTACATTGGGCTAAGTTATTAATAGACCATACTAAGTGTTAACGGGATAGTTTAAGTTAATAGGTTAGTTTAAGTtatctgataagtgcatttaGTGTGTattaatttatgttatttttatctattttgcatgcattcatattattttacgtgtgtttttatgtgatttatttcatatgtgtgcatttcactcttcggGTTGATTTTTGTAAGAATTtatgaagaaatcatgattttttgagcaagagaagagccgcaagaataaattacggagcagcaatgatcaaaaattcatttttgatTATAGAAACATCTAAATCTGATCTCAACCATTAACAATAAATTTCAAGATATTTTAAatctgctgtccaaatttcggctcgatccgacggctagaactcgatatatgatttttttcaagAAACCTGCGCGCTGGAAAGGATACTTGCACGGACCCAGGCACGGGGTCCGTTCATTTCGCAGAAAATTTAGATCTTtgcgataaaaaaaaataaatatttcgggaattaaaactcttaaatttttgggttttatttttgggatttaTAAGACATATAAATACGAGATTGGAGAGCAGAAAAAGAGGAGGGATCGCACGCAGTTAGAAGAGGCGGCTAGGCGGaagcttggagattgaagaaagCTCCAATcaagtttttcttcttttcttctcttttgattattaaacttgtttgaattttgttttccattattgagtagtttttactCAACCAAGATAGTGTGATTGAGCCGAACAAATCTaagtagaaaacttggatgtttgttcgagatttttagatttgattttatattattgattattagatttatatttgtctctTAAATGATTTGACcaattgtttgcttgcatgttaattgattccaaatcGACATATGAGGAATGGACTTCGATCTCTCTAATAATTAACGCGTggtaaaattgactagaaatagtattcgatttcatcgtgcggttttaggtgtaaactgaattctcatagtttctaatgcatttgagtttgattagaattatgaaaattaatccgtcaatatttgaataggtttaattgttctagaaatagactattaaataaattaggagaatttgcCGTAATATAAGATTAGATTTGTGTCCTGAATCGACtgcatgttacatgatttgtttgatacctacgtgtgtcttggttgtctcgttttaattaaatttttttttcaactattttaattcttatttcttaagcattttttattttatattcttattttatttaaatcaaattattttttatgattttgtcaagattaagtaaaataattaaatattgagaattgactacaatctctgtgggttcgacacctggactctctgtccactttactattatttgacctagtgcacttactagttgataccgaattaagcgatcaagtttttggcgctgttgtcggggactgtttagttaattttaggatagattatttgcttgagaatagacaatttttatttttttcctgcattttttttaatttttaattttaattttaattttaattttaatttttcttgctTGTGAGGTGCATGAaaatggatcatcgacaggtatTCACAAGGTATGAccagcaatacttggagccATTCTATGCTGTTTGGAGGAGATTCAACGATTTGGCAAACAGATTTTGATGCCATGATTTTTCGAACTACACGCTAGTgtagattttttatggtggtttgaaTGAGACAACAAGAAGTTTGATGGATTATGAAGCTTTGACCACTGGCAGCCACTTGTTTAGAAGAGATAATAACAGttcgatgcacttgttaaatgatatggcggatttcgactaccattgacattgtgatccttcactgcagggttggagtcaccaatatcctccagaattcaaccccaaaaattttgcgaaccaacaaCCGGAGTATTAAGAAGAGTGTATAGTGCATTTTGAggattatgtggctcagttggaaaaCATTGTGCGACACCAGACAGAGACAAATCAGtttttagaaagccgcatcaactctttgagtcttttagatgaacagattgcgcttcttataGAACCATTTTCTGATATATGTCGAGAGGATGAAATAATTGAGCCAGATCAAGAAGAGCATTTATTTGAAGAATTTTTAATTGAAGAGGAGCAAAAATCAAAATTGGTGGAAGAAGAAATATACAAGGCGAAAGATTTGACCTCTTCAATGGTCTTTCCATGTACACTATTAGAAGATACGATCTTGTCATTGACGCCAACTCCAAAATATTTCATCctccatgagcttcagcctagattcggaatCTCCTTCCAAATAATCAATTCATGCCGAGTATTGCTAgaccgacgagcttacaaagtcaatatcacgccaagttTGAGGGcataggaaatcaagacccatatgtagagtcgtatgattcttactatgagcgacaaccgctctttgatggttgcttctgcatagtcgggatttagactataaatttagcattGACTGGGAGACAACCCAGTGTTCTCTTTTCAttattctttttattgttttttttatttttattatattttgtaaTCCATTGCCTTATCTGTCGCCTTTATATGTGTAGTATGTTGCCCCGTTAAGTGAAGTTGTTGTTGGAGTTCTACAGCCGGAGAAAGACGCAGACacataaaccaggggagtgttatttgtttttgtgaaaattgtTGTTCTTGATTGGGCATGATAAACTTttggttgaaccgtgaataatttttaagcacacatgttaaaCTGATGAAATGTAGCGACATATTAGATGATGTtggtgtctgttggaccattgcatggcaataggtgtttgttgatcttgATAGTGTCTTTTGAGTTCCAATGATTTTATGACATTGCATGTACGCTATTGGGCACacctataaaatttttatgaaaatttttgaaatttttttaactcCATCTGGGTTATGAGCAAGAAATTGAAATCCCAATCGCCTTGtttttgactaagtatgcagATTAAATGaggttaaaaatttaaaatttaaaatttaaaaatcaatatttttgaaaatcaataacaattccatccgggcttgaaaagtgattgaaattctattcactgttccatggctaagtttgcgggttcaattggattgtagctccatccgggatatagacgaggggattgaaattcgaattctATCtgagttatagctaagtttgccggtaattattgggcttaagaaaaccgggtgcaaaatctggAGGTGCGTAATATATCTCAAGAAAGTCGAGTTTTTGTTTAGCGATTGCTGGGAGAAAGGAGCCTTTATTGTGATACTCACACTgttttgtcataggtcgctaagcagtcttgaaactgattattttgaagttgcatgtaactataataacatggcacacacacacattcacgCTTGACTGATAgtgtattatggaaaatcgAGAGTGTTCGTAATTTTGTTGTGTATGTTGGCACTTCTCTGAGGCTGTGATGTTCATGATTCATCcttgtttatgattatgtttgcatattgtttttgaatgtctttctcgagggcgagcaaagttTAAGTATGCTGGTAttaataagtgcattttgtgtgcattaatttgtgttatttttatatctatttttcatgcattcatattattttatgtgtgtgtttatgtgatttattgcaaATGGATGCATTTTACTCTTCGGGTTTCTTTTTAtaggaatttgtgaagaaatcatgatttttggagcaagaGAAGAGCCGCGAGAATAAATTACGGAGCAACAAtgatcaaaaattcatttttgatTATAAATACATTCCAATCCGATATCCACCGTTCACAatcaatttcaagatgttttaaagccgctgtccaaatttcgactcaatccaacggctagaactatagatatgattttttcaaaaaaactgcGCGCTGGAAAGAATACATGCACGGACCCAGGCACGAACACGGCACGGGATCCGTGCATATCGCAATAAATTTGGATCTTGGGCAGAaatttgctcgctcgagcgggattTTTTACCGCTCGAGAAAGAGTTCGcgatcataaaaaaaaataaagatttcGGGAATTAAAACTCTTAACTTTTTGGGCTTTATTTTTTGGGCTTTATAAGACATATAAATACGAGATTGGAGAGCAGAAAAAGAGGAGGGATCGCACGCAGTTAGAAGAGGCGGCTAAGCGGAAGCTTGGAGATTAAAGAACACTCCAATCGAGTTTTTATTCCTTTCTTCtcttttgattattaaacttgtttgaattttgttttcaattattgagtagtttttactCAACCAAGAtagcgtgattgggccgaaaaaATCTATGTataaaacttggatgtttgtttgagatttttagatttgattttatattattgattattagatttatatGTGTCTCTTAAATGATCTGCcaattgtttgcttgcatgttaattgattccaaatcgacagaggaggaatggacttcgatcactctaataattaacacgtggtaaaattgactagaaatagtattcgattttttcgtgcggttttaggtgtAAATTGAATTCTCATAGTTTctaatgcatttgagtttgattagaattatgaaaattaatccgtcaatatttgaataggtttaattgttctagaaatagactgttaaataaattaggagaattcgccGTAATATAAGATTAGATTTGTGTCCTGAATCGACtgcatgttacatgatttgtttgatacctacgtgtgtctaggttgtctcgttttaattaaatatttctttcaactattttaattcttatttcttaagcagttttttttatattcttattttatttaaatcaaattgttttttatgattttgtctagattaagtaaaataattaaatattgagaattgactacaatCTCTGTGTGTTTGACAcctggactctctgtccactttactattatttgacctagtgcacttgctagttgataccgaattaagaggtcaagtttttggcgccattgtcggggactgtttagttaatattaggatagattatttgcttgagaatagaaaatttttattttttttcctgcattttttttatttttaatttaatttttcttgcTTGTGAGGTGCATgaagatggatcatcgacaggtgttcacaaggtatGACCAGCAATACTCGGAGCCATTATATGCTGCTTGGAGGAGATTCAACGATTTGACAAACAGATTTTGATGCCATTATTTTTCGAACTACACGCTAGTggagattttttatggtggtttgaatgagataacaagaagttgggtgaattatggagctttggccactgacAGTCACTTGTTCATAAGATATGATAACAGtgtgatgcacttgttaaatgatatgacagattttgactatcattggcattgtgatccttcattccagggttggagtcaccaatatcctccagaattcaacCCCGCAAATTTTGCGAACAAAACACCGGagtatcaagaagagtgtatcggACATTTTGAggattatgtggctcagttggaaaaCATTGTGCGACAACAGACAAAGACAAATAAGTTTTTAGAAAGCCGCATTAACTCTTTAAGTCTTTTAGATGAATAAATTGCGCTTCTTATAGAACCATTTTATGAGATTTGTCAAAATGATGAAATAATTGAGCCAGATCAAGAAGAGCATTTATTTGAAGAATTTTTAATTGAAGAGAAGCAAAAAGTGaaattggaggaggaagaaatatacAAGGCGAAAGATTTGACCTCATCAATGGTCTTTTCATGTACACTATTAGAAGATACGTTCTTGCCATTGAAGCCAACtccaaaatattacatttttcaTGAGCTTCATccttaatttttaaaaaccaaCGTATAATCTgtcaaataacttattttgatagcttaaaaattatttaataatttatagaCTGTTTAGAAACAAAATTaccaaacaaattttaaaagtcaAACACCTCTTAATTTTGAAAAacgtgcaatcattttttaaagaaattaaatagggataaaatataaatattttatttaaaattgtttattaATGATTTTCTAAATTAATCtatatagaaaaataaataagtctaTATATttaggcaccgtttggtttgaggtatgatataagtaatatatagataaataatataatgtaataaaaataaaccaaaaattatagttaaaataatattagatttgattgatagattacagtttatttgatttgattaattaaattttatataaaaatgttaaatgactgttttgtccttttaacaataaataaaataaaattatattatttatatgggataatatagtaatttaaattcaattatttgattgatttaagataattaattaatgatttgattgatgtaaaataaataatatgatgagaataaCATAAGATATGAtgagatgagttatacatatattagtaatatggtGAACAGAACGGTGCCTTAGGAGTAAGAAAATTATTCAAAGCATGAGGCTAATATATTTTTGTTGATAACATTGGTTACTTGGCTTGTGGATTGAGACTACAAAGCAGTGTTGTCGGAACCGGACCGGACCGACCGGTTCAACCGGGAACCGGCGGCCAGACCGGTCCGGGTGCATGTTAAAACTCGAAAATACGATCGAACCGAAAAACACCGGGTTGAATCGGAAAAACCGGTAAAATCGGTAAACCGGCCGGTTatcaatatttaaaaaaaaactaaaaaaaaataaaatttaaaaattgaaaattagaAAGATGTAGGGTTTCGTTTGTTTATTTCCCTATTCAGCATTTCGATTGCACGAGTTGAAGCCGCCATTCCCCtatttttcttctttctctCGATTCTCAACCTTGCTCTTCAAGGCTGCCGCTTTTGCCGCCCCTATACACCACCGTCCGTCGGAGATAATGGTAGATTGAAACCATATTTGGACATTTTTTGACACCTATTTTCTATCGCTACCATCTATTGAACTATGGATTATGGCATACGAaacttgtttttatttatttatttagcaATTAGAAATTTGGCCTTTGAAATTTGAAGTTTGGAGTGTTAGTTATGATTTGGAGTCTGGAGATATGAATTATATTTGTGGCAGACGGgtcttgttttttgttttgcttatttatttattttcaattaaATATTTGGAATTTGAATGTTGGAGTTGTTCGAAAATAGACATATATATGATTGATGATTTCTTGTGATTTATGAACAAAAATAGGCAGTAGATATCATGTTGATTAATTATGATTTATGAATAAGATTTTAGAATAtattttgttgatttttggAGATTATGTACTAGTATACTATGATAAAATTTTAGTAAAATCTatgaaataattaataataaatatattaaaattttagttactatataaaatgaatataatattaattttttattaatccgGTTGAACCGTCCGGTCGAACCGGTTGAACCGTTTTTTGGTGGTcgaccggttcgatcaccggcccggttatgaaaacattgCTACAAAGGATGATAAAAACTGAAAAATATGGtaacataaatattaatttttttaaatcacaATTATAGCATAATTCGAATCAAAAGTTGGGAGAAATAAGAATACGTAGTCCTGTACACCAAACTATACGTCTCTTTGAGTCCTTAATATTAAAACcctaaaaaaaaaaccccaaagaataaattttaattttattaaacaaTTTTTGTTGAGAAATAAGGAATGGATGAAGAAAATAGAAGCAAAGAAATCACACGTGTTCAAATTTAGACAAAAAAGTTTTTGGCGCTGACAAAACATCTCCTCGCGCCAAAACCCGAATccaaaatttcaattaaaagCCCTCCAAAAACTTTGGCTCCTAAATCTTCATATGTACAGCAGGCTTTCCATTTCTTCAGCATCAATTTTTCTTGCTTTTCTTCAGATCTTACAACAAATCCGGACCTGGGTTTTTCTTCAATTTGCATCTTCCAGTGAGGTGAAACGAAGATGGCCAAAACAGTGAGCCCAGATGCGATTTCTACTATTCTGGCTAACCCGTGTCCTGATTCTACGTCAGATTTGCCCGAAATTATCATACAAGTTGTCGATCTGAAGCCCACCGGGTCGAAGTTCATGTACGTGTTTTGTAATTTCCCAGTTTTCTATTGGATCCAGAAAAtgaatatttatgaaatgaatGGGCATATTTATGTGTTACTGAGATCGTTTCTATCTGTCTTCGGTTCATttgctctttttcttttttttttttttttctttttaatccTTTTTTCGCGTATAATAACCAAAAGAAATTTGGTTGTCCCTAAAGTAGTGTCACGAGATACTTGAAATTTCTGACTTCCGTTCGACGAGTTTTATGAAATGTTTATCATTTATGAAGCTCATTATACTGTTGTGAAATTATTTTGATGTTCGATTCTCTTTTACAGATGCGGTAAGTATTTTTCTTCGATGGGATCCGAAAAGAACTAGTTGTGTGAAAGAGTAAATAAAACCTTGTTTTTGTTGAATAATTCAGGTTTATGGCGAGTGATGGTAAGAAGAAGGTGAGAGCACTGTTGCAGTCCACTTTATCATCGGAAGTAACCTCTGGGAACATTCAGAATCTGGGTCTCATTCGCATTCTTGATTACACTCTGAACGACATATCAACCAAGAACGAAAAGTAAATTTCATCCTGATACTCTTATTTTGCTTGATCTTATTCCACATATCTTCATGAACTTTAAGGTACAACATGTGATATTTTAGGTACTTGATCGTATCAAAATGCGAGTCTGTGTCTCCAGCGCTTGAGTCAGAGTACAAAGCAGGTGTGAAAACTGAGGAAACTGAGACTGTGTTGAAGTCTGAGCAGGAGATTGATGTCAAGAATGAGGTAAAGAGTGAGGGTACGAGCAGTGTATTGAAGCCTAAGCAAGAAATTGTGGCTAAATCAGCTCATCAAATAGTTCAAGAACAGCATGGAAAGTAAGTCGACAATATCATGATTTGCAATAATAGAATGCATAAATAGTGCGAGTAAAGAGTTTTTTTTTGGGTGATTTGATGTCATGGCCTTCAAGTGTTTTAATGCTCTTATATGTAATTGATGGCAGTATGGCACCTGCTGCAAGAATGTCCATGACACGGagaattcatccgcttgtgtccTTGAATCCATACCAGGGTAATTGGACCATAAAAGTTCGCGTCACCAGCAAAGGGAACAATCGTTCTTACAAGAATGCTAGAGGAGAAGGTTGCGTGTTTAATGTAGAGTTGACGGATGAAGATGTAAGTAGACGGTTTATGTTTTTAAATGTGTCAAATATTGATCTTTATAATCTGTTTCACGCTGAATGCTGATGGAGATGTTGAATTGCTATAATATGGTTCAGGGAACACAAATACAAGCTACTATGTTCAACGAGGCAGCCCGGAAGTTCTATGATAAGTTTCAGATGGGGAAGGTTTATTTTATATCGAAGGGCACATTGAAAGTTGCCAACAAGCAATTCAAAACTGTACAAAACGATTACGAAATGACATTGAATGAAAATTCTGAAGTTGAGGAAGTCTTCAATGAGGCAGCTTTTATTCCTGAAACAAAATACAATTTTGTCCCTATCGATGAACTAGGCCCATATGTCCATGGAAGAGAACTCGTGGGTAAGTGTTCTCTATGCAACA
Proteins encoded:
- the LOC140883852 gene encoding replication protein A 70 kDa DNA-binding subunit B-like, which translates into the protein MAKTVSPDAISTILANPCPDSTSDLPEIIIQVVDLKPTGSKFMFMASDGKKKVRALLQSTLSSEVTSGNIQNLGLIRILDYTLNDISTKNEKYLIVSKCESVSPALESEYKAGVKTEETETVLKSEQEIDVKNEVKSEGTSSVLKPKQEIVAKSAHQIVQEQHGNMAPAARMSMTRRIHPLVSLNPYQGNWTIKVRVTSKGNNRSYKNARGEGCVFNVELTDEDGTQIQATMFNEAARKFYDKFQMGKVYFISKGTLKVANKQFKTVQNDYEMTLNENSEVEEVFNEAAFIPETKYNFVPIDELGPYVHGRELVDVIGVVQNVSPTMSIRRKSNNESVPKRDITIADETKKTVVVSLWNDLATNVGQELLDMADKSPIVAIKSLKVGDFQGVSLSTLSKSVLVVNPATPEANKLRSWFESEGKETPMASVGSGLSPSTKGGARSMYSDRVSLAHITNNPSLGEDKPVFFCIKAYISSIKPDQTMWYRACKTCNKKVTEAVGSGYWCEGCQKNEEECSLRYIMAVKVSDASGEAYLSVFNEQAEILVGCSADELNVLKSQDGDSSYQMKLKEATWVPHLFRVSVTPHEYNNEKRQRITVKAVAPIDYVAESNHLLEEISKMKLSK